The DNA sequence TGATATTTCCGGCACACCTCGAAATTTTTACAATAATACGCTACTTGCTACCAATTCGGAGATCTTTAACTGGTGGAGCAGCAGCTACAACCATATCTATGCTGCCAATGCTATTATTGAAGGAGTGAATGCTTCCACGGCGCTCACCGTAGTGGATAAAAACGAGCTTACCGGAGAAGCATTGTTTGTAAGGTCGCTGTTGCATTTTTACCTTCTGAATCTCTATGGGAATGTACCTTATATTACTACAACAGACTACCAACAAAATAAAGTGGCGCACAGAATGCCTTCAGCTGAATTGTATTCTCACATTATAAACGATTTGGAACTGGCAGTTTCGTTATTACCGGAAGATTATATTTCCAGCAATCGCGTACGTCCTAATAAATCCGTGGCGATGGCATTATTGGCAAGGGTGTATCTTTACAATGGTATGTGGGCAGAAGCAGCCAATGCCGCTTCATACCTTATAAACAACACAGCTGTGTATGCTTGGGAGACCAATCTGGACGCTATATTTCTCAAAGAAAGCACCACAACGATTTGGCAATTTATGCCCCGCACTGACGGGCAGAATACCCAAGAAGGAGAAACATTCATCTTTACCGCTGGACCACCATCTCTTGTTGCTTTAAGCAATCAACTCATAAGCGAATTTGAACCGGAAGATCAGCGTAAGAACCATTGGACTCAGATGGTTACAAACGGCACAGACACTTGGCATCACACCAATAAGTACAAACAAAAATCAAATACACCCAGTTCAGTGGAGTATTCCATAATATTTCGTTTAGCGGAGCAATACCTAATTCGTAGTGAAGCCCGAGCTAAGCAAGGAGATTTTATAGGGGCGAAAGATGATTTGAATAGAATCAGATTTACGGCTGGGCTTACAGCGACCAATGCTGTAAGTCAGCAGGATATACTCAGCGCCGTATTACATGAGAGAAGAGTGGAATTTTTTACAGAGCTGGGACATCGATTTTTCGATTTGAAAAGAGCGAATCGTTTGGATGAAATACTCTCGCCAATAAAGGTAGGCTGGAATACTACGGATAGATTGTTACCACTGCCTGAATCAGAACTTACACTCAATCCAAATCTAAATCCTCAAAACCCGGGTTACTAAAATGATACCTCATAACCTAAAATATAATGTAAGTAAAGATCTGCTGAACAAATCAGTGGTTTGCTGCATAATGCTTCTCATGCTCTTGACTTCATTTGCCGGATTTAGCCAGAGCAATGGTAAAAAGCAGCTTACTGCGGAAGATTATCATTTATGGAGTTCCCTTAAAGTAGAAAAACTCTCTGAAAAAGCAAAATGGGTAAGCTACTCTGTTTATTATGAAAATGGTAATGATACCTTGTTTGTTAAAAATAATAAAGGGACTGTGACCTATAATTTTCCCAAAGCAAGTAAAGGAGAGTTTATCGGCGATAGCTGGTTTTCTTCAATGTCCTTTAAGAGAGAACTTCTAGTTACAGACTTGTTAACTTCAAAGCAAGAGATTATTGCCAAGGTGCTCAGGTATGATTTGAGAGTCGGAACCAAAGATATAATCCTTTTGAAAAAGCAGTCCGATGGAAAAAAAGAGTTGGAACTGAAAAATGTAGCCACCAATAAATCCGTTATTTTAAATGATATTGACAACTACTGGTATAATCAAGAAGCCGATGCATTGGTCTATACAACAAAATCTGAAAGCAATATTACAGTTGCGCTGCTCAATTTACGTGATAAAACCACAACTGTAATAAGCAGTAATCCTAACGTTTTTGAATATTCTGATATCGTTTGGCAAAAGAGTGCAAAATCCATAGCTTTTTTGCAGCAGCCTTTGGAAGGGGACAAAAAAATAATCCGTACTTGCGTTGGGTATTATACTATAGCAGAACATAAGTTATATACTTTTAATCCGGCTCGGCAGGATAATTTCCCAACTGATATGGAGGTTATCGTGTCTTCTTTTGCCTATCTCAATATTTCTGAAGATGGTAAAAGAATATTCTTTGGATTACAGAAAACTTTAATTCCTGTGGATCCTTCACAAGTACAAACTTGGAGTACGCAAGATAAATTTCTTTATCCTGCAAAAGTACAACTTGCTGACTGGGACAGAACAGCAAAAGTAGCTGTCTGGTGGCCACAGCAGAACCGCTTTAACTGTATTACGAGCAATGAATTTCCGAAAATGATGTTAAGTGGAGATCAAAAACAGGCTTTGCTTTACAATCCGCAGCATTACGAGCCACAGGCAAACCGTGACGCTCCTCTGGATATTTATATTTTAAATCTTGAAAGAGGGGATCGGAAATTAGTATTGCAAAATCAATTAGGAGGTGAAACGGGGGTTAGTGTTTCTATATACGAAAAGCAAATTGTTTATTTTAAAGACAAGCATTGGTGGGTTTATGATATAGAGAACGATCTACATAAGAATCTTACCCAAAAACTCGGAGTATGCTTTTCAGATGAGGATTCCGACTGGCCTGAAGAAGCAAGTCCTTACGGTAATCCGGGATGGGTCCAAGAAGACCAAATACTTTTTATTTATGACAAGTATGATATCTGGAGTATCACTCTAGATGGAAGAAGTGCGGTTAGACTCACTAGGGGACGCAAAAATAAAACAGTCTATAGAATCGTCTCCCAATCTAAAGACGAGTTCAATAAAATGAATTACGACGGCAGTTTTAAAAATCAGTTTCAACCCAATGAAAGGTTACTAATCAAAACCGAAGCACTACAACATACAGGATATTGCTTTTGGGATAAGAAAAATGGTTTACAGCCATTATTGGACAAAAAAATGTACACCAGCCAGTTTTTAACCTCTGCAAAGAGTGAGACTTATGTTTATGTTGAACAAAACTTTAATTTACCACCGAGATTAGTTATAAAAGAAAGCCTTAATTCAAAAGAAAAAATGCATTTTCAAAGCAACCCACAACATTTTAAATACAATTGGGGAAGCTCCAAGCTGATTACCTATACCAATTCCAATGGGGCTGTTTTAAATGGCGTTTTATTCTATCCTGCCCACTATCATACGGATACAAAATACCCTATGGTGGTGCATGTTTACGAAATGCAATCCAAAGAATTGTACAACTATGTGAACCCATCGCAGTATAACCCAACAGGATTTAATATTGCCAATTTTACATCACGAGGGTACTTCGTCTTTTTACCCGATATCGTATATGAAATTGGAAATCCGGGATCTTCTGCTGTTGATTGTGTATTATCCGCCACAAAAAAAGTCCTTGCTACTGAATCATCTGTTGACAGCACCCGAATAGGTCTTATTGGACATTCCTATGGAGGTTATGAAACGGATTATATCATCACACAGACCAATATGTTTAAAACCGCAGTAGCAGGCGCAGCCATTACCGATTATATAAGCGGTTACCTTCGGGTAGCATGGGGACTTCAAAAGCCTAATTTTTGGCACTATGAATTTGGACAATTGAGAATAGGCAAATCACTGTATGAAGATTACGCTGCGTATCTCAGAAACTCTCCAGTATATCATGCGGATAAAGTAAAAACTCCATTGTTGTCATGGGCAGGCGAACAGGACAGTGTGGTACATTATTACCAGAGTATTGAATTTCATTTGGCACTTAGGCGGCTCGGAAAGATAAATACGATGCTGATTTATCCCGGAGAAGATCATGTCCTTATGGAAGAAAAACATCAGCAAGACTTGACTGGACGAATTGAACAGTGGTTTGATTATTACTTAAAAGCAGAGAAAAAACCAGAATGGCTTTAACAACCAATAATAAAAAACAATGCAGTTCCATCTGGAACTGCATTGCCATTTCTACCAGTAATGGGATCAAGGTTTATAAACTGGAACCTTACATTGGTTGGCAGAATTTTTACCAAATAATTGCGCACCAGTTGGTAATAAACCAACTCTACAGATGGTTCCATTATTGGTTGTTGAACACATATCATGCTCTTCACAAGAGGTTGCTTCTGGGTTCAATTTGATATACCCTCGAATTGGCGCTGCTGTTTCAGAACGTTCATTCATGGCATGGGTTGTAAATGCACCAACTGTTGCAAGTGCAAATACCACAACAGGTAAAACCTGTTTGGTTAAATTTGTTTTCATGATTTATAAATTTAAATGTTAGCGATCTACTCTTTTACAGGTTTTCGATCTTGCCCCTGACACTGCAGTATATTTTCATGATGGAATTTTATTTTTGACTTATATCTTGATAAGAGTTTATTAGTCTCTTGCTTAATTTATAATGAACTAAGTAGGGTCCAATAAATCCGTAAAAATTGTTACCTAGAATAAAGAAGTTTTTTAGCTTTTCGTTTTTAATATGATAGATGTAAAAACTACCCTTATAGGAATTGGTATTGAGGTCATATATATCAATAACACTGGCGTCTTTCCACATTTCAGCAGGTTCGTATTTCCCTAACAGTGCTGAATTGACAAACAATAAATTTTTGTAAACAGCACTTGTTTTATTGACAATTACAGGAGGTGCTGAAAATTTCATTTCCTGCCGGCTTGCTACAGTTGTTACTTTAATCTGAGCTTTACTTACAGTGTCTATGGTCTTACCTCGATAGCTAAGATTAAGCAAACTATCTGCTACGATAAATTGATTGCGGTAGAGATAAACGTATACGAGCTTCTGAATGTCTTTATCGTAATGCAACGTTCCATCCACATCAAAAATCCCATCGATTTGTTTCTGAAGCAGGTTTTTATTGAAACGTATTTTTGGTTTACTGCCAAAATGGAGTGACCCAAGTATGCTTTCCCCGTTTATATTACTGTTGGAACGGAATATCAATGTGAGCGAATCCATAAGCTGGTAATGGGAAAAAGTAGTAGATCCATTCCATTTTACTTGCGCCTTCCAATTGTTTATATTCCCTTTATAAATAACAGAAACAGAGCCATCAATAAGATAAAAATTAGGTGGTAAAATTCGAACTTGGACAGACTGGAATAAAAAATTGGTACGATTGGGATGAATCTTAAGCTCATTTTTTATCTGTAAGGCTGTATCCAAGACTGTCACCAATAAAGGCGCAGTATGACTCCCTAGATATATCTTGTCTTTTGAAGCTCCAGCAAAATAATAAGAACTAAATCTCAGATCGATGTCGTTAACTTTTGTGGCAGTTCCGGCAAAACGGCGAACAAAATTATTTCGATGTTGGATTATGTCTTCTGATAATAGAAATAGCAAGTTAACAATACCAATACTAAAAAGAACAGTTATAGAAAAGGCACTTGCGAGCGCAGCAGGCTTTGAAATAAAGTGCACTTTTGGCATCTCTACGACCAGTAGCAGGATACCTGCTGCTGCCAGAATTATGAAAACTAAATTAAAAAAAAGATGCTCACCCCATCCTAACTTTTCAAGAATCCCTCCACAGGAACAAGGGACAAATGAACTGTAATTCAAAATAATATAGATATATGTAGCAAACATAACCATCAGGCTAAAAGCGCCAAAAAGACCTATAATCCTCCATCTTTTTACAAAAATCAATACTGCAATGAATAATTCAAGCAGAGGTATAATCCATGCAATTAAGCCGGCAAAAGCGCTTAGCAAAGGGGATTGTCCCAACTGCACACGGAAGTTCTCAAAATCCAATAGTTTGCTTATTGCAGCATACACAAATAACAGGATGTAAAGAAGACAAATTACTTCTATAAAAATACGCTTATGGGATTGGGTCAGTTTCATAACAAGTTATTTAATTTTTGTGACGTAAAATTCTATAAAACAAATAATTAACCTTTGTCGATTCGGGATTATCTTATGCCAAAAACGGACAGCTAAGGCCATCTATGACATTGAAGGGTTTTTAGAAAGGAAAACTCACTTAGGAGAATTTTTCACCAATCTTTTGAGCTCATTAGGGGCGTAATCAAATTTTTTCTTAAAAGATTTTGAAAAATTTGCATAGGTTGAAAAACCGCTACGGTATGCAATTTCTTTTAAAGGTAATGAGCTTTGTTCTATTAAAAGATGAGCGTTTTTAAGTCTCTGCTCATTATAAAACTGATAAATGCTTGTGCTAAATAATTCTCTGAACCCATGCTTTAATTTGAATTCATTGATTCCAAAAATTTGTGATAATTCCCTTAAAGAAGGCAATGAGGTATCTAAATGTCCAATGATATAATCGTAAACATTTTGAATCAGATGTGCTTCGGCAGATCGCATGGAACCGTTTGTGTTTTCTCGTAGTATCTCTGAAAATGAGTTATGAATATCTTTGCTTTCTTTAATTAAAGTTGTAATTGAACACACAAATATTTCATCACATCCTACCAGAGGTGAAATGACACAAAAACTTGGAACTAACAATTGCTGTGGAGTAACATACACTAATTGTAGCGTCGTAGTATAAGAGGGATCTGAATTCAGTTTTTCTTTAAATCCAACAAGTAAAATTTCTGATTCCCGAGTGAGCAGATTGTTATAGCTTTGACCAATAATGTGGTCGCAACTCCGCCCAAGTATATCAGGTATCTGGGGGCTGAAACTTTTGATGATAAACTGACTGTCAAGAATAAAAACAGCAGGCATTAGGTATTTATACGTATAGTTTGGATTAATATATCCGGCATAGAAGATTGCTTCTTTCATTTCTTCGGCTAACATATTTACCAACACCACCAGTCCTTCTATGTCATCATCTCTTTTAGTACGTGGTATGTAGTAGGTAAAATTCCCTACTGACATTTCGAGGAGCATATCATATATGTTTCGAATTCGTTGTTGATTTCTTTCTTTCTTCATAATCTAGAAATTGAAGAATGACCGCAGAAATTTTATGATTTATTTGAAGGTATCCAAAAATTCTAAGGCTTTTACTTTTTCTGTAAAGACTTGAACCGAGACCTCAGAATTATACCTTTTAAGATAAAAAGATGTTATGATTGATGAAACTCCAGGTTTAACTAGGATAGCTGCGGCTTTAATAAGAATAAAACCGTATTGAGCCAAATAGTCCCGTCCAGCCTTATCGGAATCAATTATGTTTCTCATATCTAAAAATAAAGGATAGACTTTATTTTCTTGTAACTGCATTCGCTTTGCAACAATACTTTGGGCTGTTATAAGATCAATAATTGTTTCAGATTTGCATTCTAATGATAGAATATTATTGCCGATCGATAAAATAAAAAACTTATTTTCATAAAAAATCATGCATTATGGTATTCTGTTTCGCAATGCAAATTAGGAAGAAATTTAAAAAAACGACTTGTCAAAAAACAGCCAATTTGTATCATTATCAATCATTTTTAATTTAATAAATCAGTACCAAAAACTAAGAAAACAAAAGGTTATCCTACTTAATAAAGCCAATGAAAGCCTTTTTGCGTCAAATTATGCCATAAAATTTGATACCCAATACATATCTTTACTTTTATTCCTGCTTTCTAATAAAGTAAATTATAATATCCTAATAAAACAGTTATGGCGGCAGAAAATAAAATATCCCATTATTCATTAAGACTAAAGGAATTGCTCAATATTAGTTTTCCTGAGCTATACACAAATAAAAGATTTATCGAACGACGTGGACAATTAGCCGCAAAAGTATACAATGATGCTTTTATTGCCGGTAATACTATTGAACAGTGCAATGAGATTGCTCAGTATGTGCTGTTTGAAGGATTGCATTTTTCAAAATTCGACACCGTTTTTAAAGTCGTTTGCAATGAATTTGATACGATAATGGCTGATGAGGAACTACGTCCTTTTGCCTTAAAAATGCTTCCGGTTTGTAATTTAATA is a window from the Flavobacterium cupriresistens genome containing:
- a CDS encoding helix-turn-helix domain-containing protein, which translates into the protein MKKERNQQRIRNIYDMLLEMSVGNFTYYIPRTKRDDDIEGLVVLVNMLAEEMKEAIFYAGYINPNYTYKYLMPAVFILDSQFIIKSFSPQIPDILGRSCDHIIGQSYNNLLTRESEILLVGFKEKLNSDPSYTTTLQLVYVTPQQLLVPSFCVISPLVGCDEIFVCSITTLIKESKDIHNSFSEILRENTNGSMRSAEAHLIQNVYDYIIGHLDTSLPSLRELSQIFGINEFKLKHGFRELFSTSIYQFYNEQRLKNAHLLIEQSSLPLKEIAYRSGFSTYANFSKSFKKKFDYAPNELKRLVKNSPK
- a CDS encoding DoxX family protein; the protein is MKLTQSHKRIFIEVICLLYILLFVYAAISKLLDFENFRVQLGQSPLLSAFAGLIAWIIPLLELFIAVLIFVKRWRIIGLFGAFSLMVMFATYIYIILNYSSFVPCSCGGILEKLGWGEHLFFNLVFIILAAAGILLLVVEMPKVHFISKPAALASAFSITVLFSIGIVNLLFLLSEDIIQHRNNFVRRFAGTATKVNDIDLRFSSYYFAGASKDKIYLGSHTAPLLVTVLDTALQIKNELKIHPNRTNFLFQSVQVRILPPNFYLIDGSVSVIYKGNINNWKAQVKWNGSTTFSHYQLMDSLTLIFRSNSNINGESILGSLHFGSKPKIRFNKNLLQKQIDGIFDVDGTLHYDKDIQKLVYVYLYRNQFIVADSLLNLSYRGKTIDTVSKAQIKVTTVASRQEMKFSAPPVIVNKTSAVYKNLLFVNSALLGKYEPAEMWKDASVIDIYDLNTNSYKGSFYIYHIKNEKLKNFFILGNNFYGFIGPYLVHYKLSKRLINSYQDISQK
- a CDS encoding DUF1896 domain-containing protein, which encodes MAAENKISHYSLRLKELLNISFPELYTNKRFIERRGQLAAKVYNDAFIAGNTIEQCNEIAQYVLFEGLHFSKFDTVFKVVCNEFDTIMADEELRPFALKMLPVCNLIFEQFRLTDDFAESYEFELLYTELTGTIQIWIEENGLQ
- a CDS encoding S9 family peptidase; its protein translation is MIPHNLKYNVSKDLLNKSVVCCIMLLMLLTSFAGFSQSNGKKQLTAEDYHLWSSLKVEKLSEKAKWVSYSVYYENGNDTLFVKNNKGTVTYNFPKASKGEFIGDSWFSSMSFKRELLVTDLLTSKQEIIAKVLRYDLRVGTKDIILLKKQSDGKKELELKNVATNKSVILNDIDNYWYNQEADALVYTTKSESNITVALLNLRDKTTTVISSNPNVFEYSDIVWQKSAKSIAFLQQPLEGDKKIIRTCVGYYTIAEHKLYTFNPARQDNFPTDMEVIVSSFAYLNISEDGKRIFFGLQKTLIPVDPSQVQTWSTQDKFLYPAKVQLADWDRTAKVAVWWPQQNRFNCITSNEFPKMMLSGDQKQALLYNPQHYEPQANRDAPLDIYILNLERGDRKLVLQNQLGGETGVSVSIYEKQIVYFKDKHWWVYDIENDLHKNLTQKLGVCFSDEDSDWPEEASPYGNPGWVQEDQILFIYDKYDIWSITLDGRSAVRLTRGRKNKTVYRIVSQSKDEFNKMNYDGSFKNQFQPNERLLIKTEALQHTGYCFWDKKNGLQPLLDKKMYTSQFLTSAKSETYVYVEQNFNLPPRLVIKESLNSKEKMHFQSNPQHFKYNWGSSKLITYTNSNGAVLNGVLFYPAHYHTDTKYPMVVHVYEMQSKELYNYVNPSQYNPTGFNIANFTSRGYFVFLPDIVYEIGNPGSSAVDCVLSATKKVLATESSVDSTRIGLIGHSYGGYETDYIITQTNMFKTAVAGAAITDYISGYLRVAWGLQKPNFWHYEFGQLRIGKSLYEDYAAYLRNSPVYHADKVKTPLLSWAGEQDSVVHYYQSIEFHLALRRLGKINTMLIYPGEDHVLMEEKHQQDLTGRIEQWFDYYLKAEKKPEWL
- a CDS encoding RagB/SusD family nutrient uptake outer membrane protein, which encodes MEKKSFLRFIQNYKIEITNNKLLTGLITSVMVLFGGCDNFVEVDLPSSQLTASAVFQDRATANAAMVSIYAKMRDDGILSGNVAGISNEMGNYADELVYYGDISGTPRNFYNNTLLATNSEIFNWWSSSYNHIYAANAIIEGVNASTALTVVDKNELTGEALFVRSLLHFYLLNLYGNVPYITTTDYQQNKVAHRMPSAELYSHIINDLELAVSLLPEDYISSNRVRPNKSVAMALLARVYLYNGMWAEAANAASYLINNTAVYAWETNLDAIFLKESTTTIWQFMPRTDGQNTQEGETFIFTAGPPSLVALSNQLISEFEPEDQRKNHWTQMVTNGTDTWHHTNKYKQKSNTPSSVEYSIIFRLAEQYLIRSEARAKQGDFIGAKDDLNRIRFTAGLTATNAVSQQDILSAVLHERRVEFFTELGHRFFDLKRANRLDEILSPIKVGWNTTDRLLPLPESELTLNPNLNPQNPGY
- a CDS encoding DUF6520 family protein, producing the protein MKTNLTKQVLPVVVFALATVGAFTTHAMNERSETAAPIRGYIKLNPEATSCEEHDMCSTTNNGTICRVGLLPTGAQLFGKNSANQCKVPVYKP